Proteins from one Cryptomeria japonica chromosome 4, Sugi_1.0, whole genome shotgun sequence genomic window:
- the LOC131074676 gene encoding polygalacturonate 4-alpha-galacturonosyltransferase, which translates to MGVKLRRWQGRAKGRGRGGLAVLMLVIVSVLFLTALRSRSPPKSDHGNSQNGSVETAGGQLKQSTIQQIESFFPKEVIDVITANTDDSGPLSLNIHARQDLSSSWVLDKPSDERETDSGRKPENLPSEQDGLEQNALQHKRINEADEEKSSNNVQSIDSEEGVAGAKQNNIKENVITDRSMLEQSPAKLLRRQLREKRREKRASELIQQDEEETVKLENAAIVRSKEVDSAVLGKYSIWRRENENENSDSTVRLMRDQLIMGRVYSSIARARNSLDIYQNLTLRIKESQHALGEANTDSDLHHSAPEKIKAMGQVLAKAREQLYDCATVTKKLRAMLQSADEQVRTLKKQSTFLSQLAAKTVPKGLHCLSMRLTIEYYLLPLEERKFPQDERLENPNLYHYALFSDNVLAASVVVNSTVMNAKESEKHVFHLVTDKLNFGAMKMWFLLNSPGKAAITVENVDDFKWLNSSYCPVLRQLESAAMKEYYFRADHPTTLSAGSSNLKYRNPKYLSMLNHLRFYLPQVYPKLDKILFLDDDIVVQKDLSPLWSVDLHGKVNGAVETCGESFHRFDKYLNFSNPHIARNFNPNACGWAYGMNMFDLKEWKRRDITGIYHKWQNMNEDRVLWKLGTLPPGLITFYGLTHPLDKSWHVLGLGYNPSVDRSEIENAAVVHYNGNMKPWLELAMTKYRPYWTKYIKYDHPYIQQCNINE; encoded by the exons ATGGGTGTAAAACTAAGACGATGGCAGGGGAGAGCCAAGGGTAGAGGAAGAGGAGGACTGGCAGTGTTGATGTTGGTCATCGTTTCTGTGCTCTTCCTCACGGCGCTTAGATCCAGATCTCCGCCTAAATCTG ACCACGGTAACTCTCAGAATGGATCTGTTGAAACG GCTGGGGGCCAGTTGAAGCAGAGCACAATACAGCAAATTGAATCTTTCTTTCCGAAAGAG GTGATTGATGTCATCACGGCAAACACAGATGACTCTGGACCCCTAAGCTTAAATATTCATGCACGGCAAGATTTGTCTTCTTCATGGGTATTAGATAAGCCGTCTGATGAG AGAGAGACAGATTCTGGACGCAAGCCAGAAAACCTACCCTCGGAACAAGATGGTCTTGAGCAAAATGCTTTGCAGCATAAACGCATCAATGAGGCCGACGAggaaaaatcctctaacaatgtgcaATCGATTGATTCTGAAGAAGGTGTTGCAGGAGCTAAACAGAACAATATCAAAGAGAATGTGATCACAG ATCGTTCTATGCTTGAACAGAGTCCAGCGAAACTTTTACGGAGG CAATTGAGAGAAAAGAGGAGGGAGAAAAGAGCATCGGAGCTTATTCAACAAGATGAAGAAGAAACAGTTAAGCTTGAAAATGCAGCAATTGTCCGCTCCAAGGAAGTGGATTCTGCTGTGCTCGGGAAATACAGCATTTGGAGGCGTGAGAATGAGAATGAGAATTCTGACTCCACTGTCAGATTGATGCGAGATCAGCTTATTATGGGCAGGGTGTATTCAAGCATTGCCCGGGCCAGGAATAGCCTTGATATATACCAAAATCTGACGTTACGGATTAAAGAAAGTCAGCACGCGCTGGGTGAGGCTAACACAGATTCTGATCTGCATCACAG TGCACCTGAAAAGATCAAGGCTATGGGTCAAGTTTTAGCCAAGGCCAGAGAACAGCTATATGATTGTGCTACAGTAACAAAAAAACTACGAGCTATGCTTCAGTCTGCTGATGAGCAAGTAAGGACCTTGAAAAAGCAAAGCACATTTTTAAGTCAGCTGGCAGCAAAGACTGTTCCCAAGGGCTTACATTGTCTGTCTATGCGGCTGACCATAGAGTACTACTTACTTCCTCTTGAAGAGCGCAAGTTTCCTCAGGATGAGAGATTGGAGAACCCAAATCTTTATCATTATGCACTTTTCTCTGACAATGTATTGGCTGCATCGGTGGTTGTCAATTCAACTGTCATGAATGCAAAG GAATCCGAGAAACATGTGTTTCATCTTGTCACAGACAAGTTAAATTTTGGGGCCATGAAGATGTGGTTTTTACTTAATTCTCCTGGGAAAGCTGCAATAACTGTGGAAAATGTTGACGATTTTAAATGGCTCAATTCATCTTATTGCCCTGTTCTACGTCAGCTAGAATCTGCAGCTATGAAAGAGTATTATTTCAGAGCAGATCACCCAACAACACTCTCAGCAGGTTCTTCAAACCTGaaatatcggaacccaaaatacTTGTCCATGCTTAATCATCTCCGTTTCTATCTTCCTCAGGTTTATCCTAAGTTGGATAAGATCCTTTTCCTAGATGATGACATTGTGGTGCAAAAAGATTTGTCTCCACTCTGGTCAGTAGATCTCCATGGAAAGGTTAATGGTGCAGTGGAGACATGTGGAGAAAGTTTTCACCGGTTTGACAAATATCTTAATTTTTCCAATCCTCACATAGCTAGGAACTTTAATCCTAATGCTTGTGGTTGGGCATATGGGATGAATATGTTTGATCTTAAAGAATGGAAAAGGCGAGATATAACCGGAATTTATCACAAGTGGCAAAATATG AATGAGGATAGAGTGTTGTGGAAGCTTGGAACCTTGCCACCTGGATTGATAACCTTTTATGGCTTGACCCACCCTTTGGATAAGTCTTGGCATGTCTTGGGTTTAGGATATAATCCCAGTGTTGACCGCTCAGAGATTGAGAACGCAGCTGTTGTTCATTACAATGGAAATATGAAGCCTTGGTTGGAGCTGGCAATGACCAAATACAGGCCCTACTGGACAAAGTACATAAAATATGACCATCCTTACATACAGCAGTGCAATATAAACGAGTAG